A genomic segment from Bacillus cereus G9842 encodes:
- a CDS encoding DUF418 domain-containing protein, which translates to MTQNISQGERIHSIDIIRGIAVLGIFLVNWPIIAGVDSRDITGIYEGIDSYIRLFYDMFIQTKFYTIFSFLFGLGFYIFMNRAEAKTDRPKTLFVRRLLILLLFGFLHYVLLWDGDILHTYAITGFFLFLFYKRKTRTILIWSIVLLSFMQLFTLLGSLVMLLVPVDELGLSIAIMPLENWGLQITDRFYSFYSEAISNSLIMLPETLGLFLLGLYAGKKDIFRRAKELDPKLKKWQIIMFILTLPMWFIMVYFFMNNQPYTPFSLMGITMISGKTLFIFYIVTLMRLLQKEKWQTVLRPFQYVGRMALTNYISHTIVTLLVFGLLFKNDYLAPLWVGPLFCVGFYTLQIFISRWWLSHYQYGPLEYIWRLGTYGKMMPLKKKSKVS; encoded by the coding sequence ATGACACAAAACATTTCACAAGGCGAGAGGATACATTCCATCGATATTATTAGAGGAATAGCTGTATTAGGTATTTTTCTTGTTAACTGGCCAATTATTGCCGGGGTTGACTCACGTGATATTACAGGAATTTACGAAGGGATAGACAGCTATATTCGCCTATTTTACGATATGTTTATTCAAACGAAATTTTATACAATTTTTTCGTTTTTATTCGGATTAGGTTTTTATATTTTTATGAATCGTGCTGAGGCGAAGACCGATCGTCCAAAAACTTTGTTTGTTCGCCGCTTACTTATCTTATTATTATTTGGGTTCTTACATTACGTTCTTTTATGGGACGGTGACATTTTACATACTTATGCAATTACCGGGTTTTTCTTATTTTTATTTTACAAAAGAAAGACACGTACTATTTTAATATGGTCAATTGTACTATTAAGTTTCATGCAATTGTTCACATTATTAGGTTCTCTTGTCATGTTATTAGTGCCGGTAGATGAACTAGGCCTTTCCATAGCCATTATGCCGTTAGAAAACTGGGGCTTACAAATTACAGACAGATTCTATTCTTTCTATTCTGAAGCAATAAGTAACAGTCTTATTATGCTTCCTGAAACACTAGGATTGTTTTTACTCGGATTATATGCCGGTAAAAAAGACATTTTCCGCCGTGCTAAGGAATTAGATCCAAAACTTAAAAAATGGCAAATCATTATGTTCATTTTAACATTACCGATGTGGTTTATTATGGTTTACTTCTTTATGAACAATCAACCATACACACCATTTTCACTTATGGGTATTACGATGATAAGCGGAAAGACATTGTTCATCTTCTACATTGTCACGTTAATGCGTTTATTACAAAAAGAAAAATGGCAAACAGTATTACGTCCATTCCAATACGTTGGACGAATGGCGTTAACGAATTACATCTCACATACAATTGTTACATTACTTGTATTTGGGCTACTATTCAAAAATGATTATCTTGCTCCATTATGGGTTGGACCACTATTCTGCGTCGGTTTCTACACGTTACAAATCTTTATTAGCCGCTGGTGGCTTTCACATTACCAATACGGGCCACTTGAGTACATTTGGCGTCTTGGTACTTACGGGAAAATGATGCCACTTAAAAAGAAAAGCAAGGTCTCATAA
- a CDS encoding dynamin family protein yields MTNIVQTNGMRKLVCFYEEWQKHGDAENSLKLFEVIQKYKQEQLMIAFCGHFSAGKSTMMNHLYKAQLLPTSPIPTSANVVKIEKGFDRVVVTIKSGEQYEYDGAYSAEELKQICKDGDEVIGVHIYRNDAPIPEGVMLVDTPGIDSTDDAHQLATESTLHLADVIFYMMDYNHVQSEVNLQFVKELKQRNKTVYLVVNQIDKHKENELSFEDYKDSVKQSFSNWDIEVDGVYYTSLRMMNHPQNEIGSLETLITSIMKEKEQYVRDGMERETEYLMGEHFSFILSENEKALLTYEEELASPLSISEIVEKKEELTEIKDREASKESHVRNEFIKGLQAILDNAYLMPFEMRELANAYLETKLTKFKVGLLFAKGKTEQEKQRRVEAFYSALQKTVETQLDFHVKEFIVAFLKEEGLFTEEIGKDIYALEIAFGPEMLAEVIKQGAGFTGDYLLLYTADVANELKKRYFTKAQQIFDKSAVVLKQKVKEAVARMEQEIEKYTMLQTAKETELQYSNNLETYESYLQNIWRERVATPEGLQIEEILQREKQIVSEKFTLQEQEIVNDNGAAHEEEIKGTAVLNIQRILEKVKKAEMILEPLPALKHVQQEVIEKRRRVETKQFTVALFGAFSAGKSSFANALLGEKVLPVSPNPTTATINQILPVTEEKPHGTVMVQFKSKQALLEDMKAVYKLFHYEITTLDEALAQIDKVMKYPSPTGKQKTTFSFLRAVQKGYDAVSTYLGEQVQVTLEEFSDYVANEEKSCFVEYMELYYDCALTRQGVALVDTPGADSINARHTDVAFQYIKNADAILFVTYYNHVFSRADREFLIQLGRVKDTFALDKMFFLINAADLAESEEELEMVKGYIADQLLQYGIRNPRLFAISSLCALEEKQGKNVEKEKYGILQNSGITKFEESFTSFMMRDLMLVSVHALYGALQGADQLLVNMINGAKQGNEEKEKQTKKYEAERGQLLHIISSYSVLAEEQAMQNEVKELLYYVQQRLFLRYNDVFTEFINPASLRTDGNVKTQLQQCVMELVAFIQHDLLQEMRATSLRLEKWIDEAMKRAKDEIVVNCKVENQSISMNGTVEYEYKDITHKEPFPSVEIKDFKKALAHFKNEKSFFEKNDKAFMQEDAKSVLEPLVSNYVADEKDLFVHHYKQEWDMKWNLFQKVMQQDVMNYYESILFALAETIDVSLYEQSKEQLQKQLVEIEKEIYVI; encoded by the coding sequence ATGACAAACATAGTACAGACAAACGGTATGAGAAAACTTGTTTGTTTTTATGAAGAGTGGCAAAAACACGGCGATGCAGAGAATAGTTTAAAGTTGTTTGAGGTGATTCAAAAATATAAACAAGAACAGCTTATGATAGCGTTCTGCGGTCACTTCTCTGCAGGGAAATCAACGATGATGAATCATCTATATAAAGCACAGTTGTTACCAACAAGTCCAATTCCGACAAGCGCTAACGTCGTTAAAATTGAAAAGGGATTTGATCGTGTTGTTGTAACGATTAAATCTGGAGAACAGTACGAATATGATGGTGCATATTCAGCGGAAGAATTAAAACAAATTTGTAAAGACGGTGATGAGGTAATTGGTGTTCATATTTATCGGAATGATGCGCCAATTCCTGAGGGTGTTATGTTAGTTGATACACCAGGGATTGATTCAACAGATGATGCCCATCAATTAGCGACAGAATCAACGCTGCATCTAGCAGACGTAATTTTTTATATGATGGATTATAATCACGTCCAATCGGAAGTGAATTTACAATTTGTTAAAGAATTGAAACAACGTAATAAAACGGTTTATCTCGTTGTAAATCAAATAGATAAACATAAAGAAAATGAATTATCGTTTGAGGATTATAAAGATAGTGTAAAACAATCGTTCTCTAACTGGGATATTGAAGTAGATGGAGTTTATTATACGTCATTAAGAATGATGAACCATCCACAAAATGAAATTGGAAGCTTAGAAACATTAATTACATCTATTATGAAAGAAAAAGAGCAGTATGTAAGAGATGGAATGGAGCGAGAAACAGAATATTTAATGGGGGAACATTTCTCGTTTATTCTTTCTGAAAATGAAAAAGCTCTTTTGACATATGAGGAAGAGTTAGCATCACCGCTTTCGATTTCAGAAATAGTTGAAAAGAAAGAAGAGCTAACGGAAATTAAAGATCGCGAGGCTAGTAAAGAATCTCATGTGAGAAACGAATTTATAAAAGGTTTACAAGCTATATTAGATAACGCGTATTTAATGCCATTTGAAATGAGAGAATTGGCAAATGCATATTTAGAAACGAAATTAACAAAGTTTAAAGTTGGTTTGCTATTTGCAAAAGGAAAGACGGAGCAAGAAAAACAAAGACGTGTAGAGGCGTTTTATTCTGCCCTTCAAAAGACTGTTGAAACGCAACTTGATTTTCATGTGAAAGAATTTATTGTGGCCTTCTTAAAAGAAGAAGGATTGTTCACGGAGGAAATTGGGAAAGACATATATGCTTTAGAAATTGCTTTTGGACCAGAAATGTTAGCTGAAGTCATTAAACAAGGTGCAGGTTTCACAGGTGATTACTTACTTCTTTATACAGCGGATGTAGCGAATGAACTGAAGAAACGTTATTTTACAAAAGCTCAGCAAATTTTTGATAAAAGTGCAGTCGTTTTAAAGCAAAAGGTGAAGGAAGCAGTTGCTCGTATGGAACAAGAGATTGAAAAATATACGATGTTGCAAACGGCAAAAGAGACGGAATTACAATACAGTAACAATTTAGAGACATATGAAAGTTATTTACAAAATATTTGGCGCGAGCGTGTTGCTACACCAGAAGGATTGCAAATAGAGGAGATATTGCAACGTGAAAAACAAATTGTTAGTGAGAAATTTACACTACAAGAGCAGGAGATTGTAAATGATAACGGGGCGGCTCATGAAGAAGAGATAAAAGGAACAGCAGTTTTAAATATTCAGCGTATATTAGAGAAAGTGAAGAAAGCTGAAATGATATTAGAGCCATTGCCAGCGCTGAAACATGTACAGCAAGAGGTAATAGAAAAAAGGCGTCGTGTGGAAACGAAACAATTTACAGTAGCGTTATTCGGAGCTTTTAGTGCTGGGAAATCATCATTTGCCAATGCCTTACTAGGTGAGAAGGTACTTCCTGTATCACCAAATCCGACGACGGCAACGATTAATCAAATTTTGCCGGTTACAGAGGAAAAACCACACGGAACAGTAATGGTTCAATTCAAATCAAAGCAAGCTTTATTAGAAGATATGAAAGCTGTTTATAAGCTGTTTCATTATGAGATTACTACGTTAGATGAGGCGTTAGCACAAATTGATAAAGTTATGAAATATCCTTCACCAACTGGGAAGCAAAAAACAACATTTAGCTTTTTACGAGCGGTACAAAAAGGGTATGATGCAGTTTCTACTTATTTAGGAGAACAAGTACAAGTTACATTAGAAGAGTTCTCTGATTATGTAGCGAACGAAGAAAAATCATGCTTCGTTGAGTATATGGAGCTTTATTATGATTGTGCTTTAACAAGGCAGGGAGTAGCGCTTGTAGACACACCTGGAGCGGATTCTATTAATGCTCGCCATACGGATGTTGCATTCCAGTATATTAAAAACGCAGATGCTATTTTATTTGTAACATATTATAACCATGTATTCTCTCGTGCTGATCGTGAATTTTTAATTCAGCTTGGTCGTGTAAAGGATACCTTTGCCCTTGATAAAATGTTCTTCTTAATTAATGCGGCGGATTTAGCAGAGTCTGAAGAAGAACTTGAAATGGTAAAAGGTTATATCGCAGATCAGCTACTGCAATACGGTATTAGAAATCCGCGTTTATTTGCAATTTCAAGTTTATGTGCGCTTGAAGAGAAACAAGGAAAGAATGTTGAAAAAGAGAAGTATGGTATTTTACAAAACTCTGGAATTACTAAGTTTGAGGAATCATTTACGTCCTTTATGATGAGAGATTTAATGCTTGTTTCTGTGCATGCTCTATATGGTGCGTTGCAAGGGGCAGATCAGCTTTTAGTAAACATGATAAATGGTGCAAAGCAGGGGAATGAAGAGAAAGAGAAGCAAACGAAAAAATATGAAGCAGAGCGTGGTCAACTACTTCATATCATTTCATCATATAGTGTACTTGCTGAAGAACAGGCGATGCAAAATGAAGTGAAAGAGTTGCTTTATTACGTGCAACAGCGTCTATTCCTACGCTATAACGATGTGTTTACTGAATTTATTAATCCGGCGTCACTTCGAACGGATGGAAATGTGAAAACACAATTGCAACAGTGTGTTATGGAATTAGTAGCATTTATTCAGCATGATTTATTACAAGAAATGCGTGCGACATCATTACGTCTTGAAAAATGGATAGACGAAGCGATGAAGCGTGCAAAGGACGAAATTGTAGTGAACTGTAAAGTAGAAAATCAATCAATTTCTATGAATGGAACAGTGGAGTATGAATATAAAGATATTACACATAAAGAACCGTTCCCTTCAGTTGAAATAAAAGATTTCAAAAAAGCACTGGCACATTTTAAAAATGAGAAAAGCTTTTTTGAAAAGAATGACAAAGCTTTTATGCAAGAAGACGCTAAATCTGTATTAGAACCGCTCGTATCAAACTATGTAGCCGATGAAAAAGATTTATTTGTTCATCATTATAAGCAAGAATGGGATATGAAGTGGAACTTATTCCAAAAAGTGATGCAACAAGATGTGATGAACTATTATGAAAGTATATTGTTTGCATTGGCTGAAACGATCGATGTATCTCTATATGAACAAAGTAAAGAACAATTGCAAAAGCAGTTAGTAGAGATTGAAAAAGAAATTTATGTTATATAG
- a CDS encoding DUF3931 domain-containing protein, giving the protein MDNNEKKCNVISIDGKKKKSDTYSYPKLVVENKTYEFSSFVLCGETPDGRRLVLTHMISTDEFAGFVKSLDTVLQKKIERIFFS; this is encoded by the coding sequence ATGGACAACAATGAGAAAAAATGCAACGTCATCTCTATTGATGGAAAGAAGAAGAAAAGCGACACGTATTCCTACCCAAAATTAGTAGTAGAAAACAAAACATATGAATTTTCTTCATTCGTCTTATGCGGTGAAACACCAGATGGCAGACGACTCGTTCTTACTCATATGATTTCTACCGATGAATTTGCTGGATTTGTCAAATCTTTAGATACTGTACTGCAAAAGAAAATTGAACGAATCTTTTTCTCATAA
- a CDS encoding GNAT family N-acetyltransferase — protein MGVVIEYISKEEAIPKPLLLLADPSERQIATYVQRGLTYVAKQEGSVIGVYVLLETRPKTMEIMNIAVAEHVQGKGIGKKLVSHAVETAKGYGMSKLEIGTGNSSVSQLALYQKCGFRIFSIDFDYFSKHYEEEIIENGIVCRDMIRLAMELN, from the coding sequence ATGGGTGTAGTAATAGAGTATATTTCGAAAGAAGAAGCTATACCGAAGCCTTTATTGCTACTTGCTGATCCAAGTGAACGGCAAATAGCTACATATGTACAAAGAGGATTAACATACGTAGCAAAGCAAGAGGGTAGCGTTATCGGTGTATATGTTCTTTTAGAAACAAGGCCAAAGACGATGGAAATCATGAATATTGCGGTTGCAGAGCATGTGCAAGGAAAAGGGATTGGAAAGAAGCTAGTAAGTCATGCTGTAGAAACTGCTAAAGGATATGGTATGTCAAAACTGGAAATTGGTACAGGTAATTCTAGTGTTTCACAACTTGCTTTATATCAAAAATGTGGATTTCGTATTTTTTCTATTGATTTTGATTACTTTTCAAAGCATTATGAAGAAGAGATTATTGAAAATGGCATTGTATGCCGTGATATGATTCGGCTTGCAATGGAATTGAATTAG
- a CDS encoding YpbS family protein, producing MEVHKAITAHSRKQNESVKACLQLDAQREAAIEAAVSLASNGKEFSVDVINVVTKQINDLAKNGVTLQRKYVTEEMVMEYVSRLQEKEGR from the coding sequence ATGGAAGTACATAAAGCAATTACAGCACATTCTCGTAAACAAAATGAAAGTGTAAAAGCATGTTTACAATTAGATGCGCAGCGTGAAGCAGCTATTGAAGCAGCCGTATCTCTTGCGTCAAATGGGAAAGAATTTTCGGTTGATGTCATTAATGTTGTAACAAAGCAAATTAATGATCTTGCAAAAAATGGTGTTACCTTGCAGCGTAAATATGTTACAGAAGAAATGGTTATGGAGTATGTAAGTCGTTTACAAGAGAAAGAAGGTCGTTAA
- a CDS encoding sulfurtransferase → MIVTVEWLREHIEDENVRVIDCRFDLANPNWGREKYEEEHIPHALYFDLNLDLSSPIVEHGGRHPLPSIEEFADKLSEVGIDEHTTVIAYDSQAGANAARLWWLCNYVGHEKVYILDGGFPVWKENGLPTTTEIPVVIRKTFKTNIQDHMLVSMETVRENIQAGADVTLIDSREPKRYAGVEELVDHKAGHIPTAANYFWKDGMLQSGQFKNEAEQQGRFQNLSKDKETIVYCGSGVTACPNIIALKLAGFQNVKLYAGSWSDWISYPENQIAKEED, encoded by the coding sequence ATGATAGTTACAGTCGAATGGTTACGTGAGCATATAGAAGATGAGAACGTCCGTGTAATCGATTGTCGTTTTGATTTAGCGAATCCTAATTGGGGTAGAGAAAAGTATGAAGAAGAACATATTCCTCATGCTTTATATTTTGATTTGAATTTAGATTTATCAAGTCCTATAGTAGAGCATGGTGGCCGCCACCCGTTGCCAAGCATTGAAGAGTTTGCGGACAAGCTTTCGGAGGTTGGTATTGATGAACATACGACAGTAATTGCGTATGACAGTCAAGCTGGTGCAAATGCTGCTCGTTTATGGTGGTTATGTAACTATGTAGGACATGAGAAAGTATATATATTAGATGGTGGTTTCCCGGTTTGGAAAGAGAATGGACTACCGACAACAACGGAAATTCCTGTTGTTATACGAAAAACATTCAAAACAAACATACAAGATCATATGCTTGTATCGATGGAAACAGTAAGAGAGAATATCCAGGCAGGTGCAGATGTTACGTTAATTGATTCAAGAGAGCCAAAACGTTATGCTGGTGTAGAGGAACTTGTCGATCATAAAGCAGGACATATTCCGACAGCAGCAAACTATTTTTGGAAGGATGGAATGTTGCAATCAGGACAATTTAAGAATGAAGCTGAGCAACAAGGACGATTCCAAAATCTGTCGAAAGATAAGGAAACCATTGTATATTGTGGTTCTGGTGTTACGGCATGTCCAAATATCATTGCGTTAAAATTGGCTGGATTCCAAAATGTTAAATTGTATGCGGGTAGCTGGAGTGATTGGATTTCTTATCCAGAAAATCAAATTGCAAAAGAAGAAGATTAA